The Coffea eugenioides isolate CCC68of chromosome 8, Ceug_1.0, whole genome shotgun sequence genome has a segment encoding these proteins:
- the LOC113780274 gene encoding alpha-latrotoxin-Lhe1a-like — translation MASSRINEDRSNRSAAFRAVLEGKRRSVENFRRFWKEEGVNPLDKCGDTVLHFLAIHGNAAAFKLLLQDGLVTSENLKAKNVNGNIALREVARFGHKDVAEIMIRTENKLVSESNKLGETPLFMAAACGKKEVFSLLEKHIGDCMMRRNDGWHIDDSMMRSDGCTILHVAVIGECYSLAIGILESYPDLSGKRNEKGKTTLPILAAKPESFSNPWLKEIDDAKQRHAVALMLAERLIRREDWSHSVHAEDKDL, via the exons ATGGCAAGCTCAAGAATCAACGAGGATCGCAGCAATCGATCTGCTGCTTTTAGAGCTGTCTTAGAGGGGAAAAGACGGTCAGTAGAAAACTTTCGTAGGTTTTGGAAGGAAGAAGGTGTGAATCCACTAGATAAATGTGGTGATACTGTTCTCCATTTTCTGGCCATTCACGGAAATGCGGCTGCCTTCAAATTACTTCTGCAAGATGGTCTTGTGACCAGTGAAAATCTGAAGGCAAAGAATGTCAACGGCAACATTGCATTGCGTGAAGTTGCAAGATTTGGCCACAAGGATGTTGCAGAGATCATGATAAGGACAGAAAACAAATTAGTGTCTGAGAGCAACAAACTGGGTGAAACCCCTCTTTTTATGGCTGCGGCATGTGGGAAAAAGGAAGTTTTCTCACTTCTGGAAAAGCATATCGGTGATTGTATGATGAGGAGAAATGACGGATGGCATATCGATGATTCTATGATGAGGAGTGACGGATGCACAATCCTTCATGTTGCTGTAATTGGAGAATGTTACA GTTTGGCAATTGGCATATTGGAGTCGTATCCTGATCTTTCTGGCAAAcgtaatgaaaaaggaaaaactacTTTACCTATTTTGGCTGCAAAACCAGAGTCCTTCA GTAATCCTTGGCTTAAAGAAATTGATGATGCAAAGCAAAGACATGCAGTTGCACTAATGCTTGCAGAAAGGTTAATCAGAAGAGAAGATTGGAGCCACTCTGTGCATGCAGAGGACAAAGATCTTTAA
- the LOC113780275 gene encoding uncharacterized protein LOC113780275, whose amino-acid sequence MVFLKVTPLRGTVAARKRKKLKPRYVGPYKIQRRVGTVAYQLELPTSMSRIHNAFHVSLLKKYHPNPTHILRTEDVVLDETLTYEEQPGQILDRKVKELRNKQIPLVKILWRNHDMEEATWEVEEDMQKKYPSLFANKGINFENEIVLSGEGYKTPVSP is encoded by the coding sequence ATGGTGTTCCTAAAGGTTACACCGCTAAGGGGAACCGTTGCGGctcgaaaaagaaagaaattgaaaccccGATATGTAGGGCCGTATAAGATTCAACGACGAGTCGGGACGGTGGCATATCAGCTGGAATTGCCAACCAGTATGTCTCGAATTCACAATGCCTTTCATGTTTCATTACTCAAGAAATACCACCCAAATCCCACTCACATCTTACGCACTGAGGATGTGGTGCTAGATGAAACCCTCACCTACGAAGAACAACCAGGGCAGAttttggatcgaaaggtgaaagAATTAAGGAATAAACAGATACCATTggtgaagattttatggagaaatcatgaTATGGAGGAAGCCACCTGGGAAGTGGAGGAAGATATGCAGAAGAAGTATCCTTCTCTATTTGCGAATAAAGGTATTAATTTTGAGAACGAAATTGTTCTAAGTGGGGAAGGTTATAAGACCCCGGTTAGTCcttaa